In the genome of Pseudanabaena mucicola str. Chao 1806, the window CTTGATTTCAACTATTTGATTTCTTTGTGGACAGTGTGAGAGTTGCAATGAGGGCAGAACTTTTTGAGTTCTAATCTTGCAGTGGTATTACGACGATTTTTCATGGTCGTATAACGAGATACGCCAGGCGATCGCTTATTGGCATTGGTGCGACATTCGGTGCACTCTAGCGTAATAACGAGACGGACACCTTTGTTTTTAGCCATTTTTTTAGTTGTGAGATTACTTAAAAGTGCGATCTACAAGTATTACACAAAATCATACTGCTTCCATACCAATAGGAAAATTATTGTCAAAAATTTGGGCGATCGCACAATCAACAGCTAAGCAACCAAAATTTACGGCAAGTCAAAATTCTCATAAACCCTTATATGAGAATCGTCGTAAAGCTTTTTAATAATTGCCTTTGGCGAACCAGATTTATCCCAAGGATGAAGATCAGAATCTAATTCACAAAAATAAACCTCCTCGTTATTAGCAACAAATAACTCTTCTGCTTTAACCAGCACTGCCGCTAAAATAGCCAAATCAAATGGTTTGAGAGCAAAATTTAATGCTCCAATAGCAACTTGTCGCTCTAACATTTGTTCTGATAATGAAAATAGATGGAGGTATGGCAAGTCAGCAAGTTCACCTAACCTTTCAGAGACTTTAGTTAATTCACTGGCAACCAATCCGTCAAATTGGTCAAAAACTTTCAAGGCTATCTCGGCATCTTGGGGTAATACTTTGCCGTTAGTTTTAGCCCACCTCACAAATTTGCGTAGATCTTCAGACCGAGAGCGGGGTGCAAATCGACGTGGTACGGTTTCTCTTGCTTCTGCAAAGCATATTGCAGGTACATATAGTTTGATTTCACCAGCACTAGCACGATTCAATAATTTTAGCGCCTGCGGATCTTGCAAATGAGCAGGCGCGATAATATCAACAACCCAATTGGTTTCAACCAGTACTGTTTTGGGATTCACTTTGCAGCTTTACTCCATCTATAACCAGCCGCACTAATTTCTCCCCATTTGAGCAGATAAATGATTGGTTCACTCAATAGATTTTTTAAATCTTCGGGCAATTTATCAAAGTTGGATTTGAGTTTTAAGCTTTCTAGCCAGTTTTGTACCCGCGATTCAAACTCAAGTCCCTCATGTTCTTGCCACTGCGGATCGGCAGATGGCAGAAGATTGTGAGGTAAACGTGCCTCACCAACTATGTATATCGAAGTACCGTTATATTCTGCGAGTGAGTCTCGTAAAAGAATTACACGTTCTCCCGCAACAATCAGCCCTAATGAACAGCTAAAAGATGTCATTTCCCGTTTGAGAGAAGTGATCGCTTCATTGACAACCCTTGGTGTATCTTTAGTCTTAACTTCTACCAAGATCAAATATTCTGCATCAGGACTTTTTACTAAAATGTCAGCATGGGTATGCGGTGGGATTGTTTGCATGGTAGATTTAGCGACTAGATATCAACAGATACACCAAAATAAAGCGCTTTATAAATGCTTATCTTTTTATATTACACATACAGCCTATTGAAGTTTGAAATAGTACAGAGAAATTTTTAACGTAGCACAATGCATTGTGTCCCGATTTAGGATTAATAATCACCTCAAGCTTTGTGGATTGATGCCTGCTTTGATCGCTGTTAGAACTCCGATCGCTTCCCAATAATTTTCAACGACAATACCCTTTAATCCCAACATTTCAGGTGTGACATTAAGTGCTGTTTGATTTTCTTTCACAAAAATAGTTTGGACATGGGGTAAAGGATTTAATGCTAATAGACCTGCTCCACCACAGGCGCTGTAGGGCGTGAGGATCACATTAATATCATTGGCAGTAACATCGGTAGACTTAAGTAAATTGCGATCAGTAATAATTTTGGGAGCGCGACTCAAGCCCACTAATACACAGGGCAGGAATGTATAACCTAACTCCTCCGCTGCCGCACGGGGAGAAACACTTGGATCGAGGGGCAAAGGTCGTAAGGCAGGGGCATGGGCACAGGGTATGGCGAATTCGCGAACGATCGCATGACTAATTACAGCTTCGGCTCCTGCAAGGGCATCCACTCCTTTACCTTGGCGATAGTTTTGTAAGGCTTCGCTATCAGGATCATCGGGAAATCTAGCGACTACGGCGATCGCTTCCACTTTAGAGACTTTAATCAGTTTTTCGGCGGCTCTGAGTAAGCTATCGAGATTGGTGATAGTGCCCCATGTTGCACCAGATTCTCCTGAGCGCAGATCCACCCCTAGATCGCCATCGGTAACCAATATATCGGTAATGTTTAAACCTAAGGTTGCCTGTGTTGCTGAGATTGCTTGACGGTGACGCAGTATTAATTCTGGTTCCATTGCGCGATCAAGAATGACACCAATGCGATTAGATCTCACTTTACGTAAGCCCCATTCACCCTTTGCCATGCGATCTAGGGCATAGCCTTCGGTATATAGCACATTATGTTTCGACCAATATAAACTCGCGCCGTTTAAAACATTGGGATGGGTAATTACGTTATCCGCTATCGAGGCGATCGCTCTGGCTACTGGTAATGCATCCCCCGCATAGCCACCAATAGCGGCATTAATACCAGTAGGTACTAGTAATAAAACATTAAAAGATGGAGAAGACAAGTTTAAATTCATGAATACGAGAACTAAAACCTAGATATAATTTAGAAAGAAGAATTACATATGATGATATTTTTAATTTACCCTCATAAATATAGTAATCCTCAATGGTTTGTGAAAGTACTATCCGAAGGATGGTGCTTCTACAAACCCAAAAATCTACAAATGATTGAGGACTGCTATAGCATTAATTAATTTTTGATTTTCATCTTCTAGTCGCACAGCCACTCGAAAATAGCGATCGCCTAATTCAGGAAAACTCAGACAATCGCGAATGAGAATTTGATGCTTGTGCAATAATTCCTTTTGTAAAAGAGAACCTTCTATTTCGGTTTGAACTAATAGATAATTAGCAACATTTGGAAATGGGTTTAACCCTGATATTTGCGATAAGCCTGTAAATAGTTGCGATTTAGCACTCTTTAACCATACCCATGTTTGTCGCTGAAATTCCACATCTTCTAATACAGCAAGACCTGCAGCGGCAGCTAAGCTATTGACACACCAAGGATCTCGCCATGATTGCCAACGTTGCAGGCGTTCAGGATGGGCGATCGCATAGCCAAGTCTTAATGCTGGCAAACTGTAAAACTTGGTCAGTGATCGCAGAATTACTAAATTTGGATGTGATGGAACTAAATCAATTAAACTTTGCTGTTGGTCTGGCGTAAGGAAATCCATAAAGGCTTCATCAATCACCACTAAGGCAAATCTTTCTAGATAGGGAAGGATGCTATTCCTTGTAAATAAATAGCCTGTGGGGTTATGGGGATTATTAATTAGGATTCCTTTGTTATAGGAATTGGTAATTTCAGGTAGATCGTTATTAAAACTGACTTGTTGATTGCTTAATTGCAATGGATATCTTTCTACTTGACAGTCAAAGGTTTTTAGAGCGCGATCATAATCGGTAAAGGCTGGTGTAAATAGAACCGTTGATGATAATTGCGATAAATCTCGTCCTACCCAAGTTAATAGTTCTGCCACACCGTTACCAGCCAAAATCCATTCAGGGGCTAATTGATGAAACTTACTTATAGTTTCTCTAAGTAAGGTATATTCGGGGTCAGGATAATGACTGAGATCGGTTAGATGGGATTGGATCGCCATGATCGCTGATTTAGGTGTGCCAAGGGGATTAATACTCGCCGAAAAATCTAAGATTTGTTCTGGTGATATACCAGCCATACTCGCCGCCCATTGACGATTTCCCCCATGAATTGGACGCGATGCTCGTTGCTTTGCGACTGCAATATAAGTTTGTAAGTCATTGGGACTGATCATTTTTTTCCTTTAAACGAAATCCCAAGAGATTTTTTGAAAGTGCTGCAAAGCAGCACTTTCAAAAAATCTCTTGGTTTGGATTTGCTCGTAAAGCGTTGTATTAAAAATACTAGCTCTCTTTTTTGGATTTTCGGTCACACAACTTATGAGAATACAGGTTAAGCTAGGATTAATCATCGCTTCTTACGTCACAATCTATGCTACGAATTGTCACCCAGAGAACTGAAGCAGAATCCGAAATCAAGCGGATTTGCGATCGTATTTATGACGATCAGATGATCCACAAAGAAGCCACCGTCACCGAAATCATCCAAACGGTAAGACGCAAAGGTGATACAGCCATGCTGCACTATACCTCTGAATTTGACGGTCAAGACTTCACGGCGGCGGAACTGCGCGTTAGTGGATCAGAACTTGATGCTGCCTATCAGCAAGTCAAAGGCGGTCTATTGAAAGCGATCGAAATGGCACATCAGCGTATCGAAGAATTTCATAAAATGCGTGTGCCGAAGAGTTGGGTGCATTTTGGTAATAAAGATGTTGTTTTAGGTAAGCGCTATACACCAGTTGATGCTGCGGGTATCTATATTCCAGGGGGAAAAGCTGCCTATCCAAGTACAGTATTGATGAATGCTGTACCTGCGAAAGTTGCAGGGGTGAAAAAAATTGTGATGGTTACGCCGCCAGGACAAGAGCGCACGATTAATCCCGCCATTCTCGTAGCGGCACAGGTAGCTGGGGTGGAAGAAATTTATCGTGTGGGTGGCGCACAAGCGATCGCGGCTTTAGCCTATGGTACAGAGACCATTCCTAAAGTTGATGTGATCACAGGTCCAGGCAATATTTACGTTACGCTCGCCAAAAAACAAGTTTTCGGGCGTGTGGGTATCGACTCGATCGCAGGTCCGTCGGAAGTCTTGATCATTGCTGATGCGAGTGCCAATCCCACCTATGTCGCTGCCGATATGCTTGCCCAAGCGGAGCATGACCAAATGGCTGCCTCAATTTTGCTGACCAACGATTCGCGACTCGCCAACCGTGTCTCAGAAGAAGTCAATCGAATGCTCGAGACCCATCCCCGTCGGATGATGACGGAGAAAGCAATCGCTCATTATGGCTTAATTGTGGTGGTCGATAATCTCAAAACTGCCGCCGAACTCTCCAACCAATTTGCACCCGAACATCTAGAACTAGAGGTCGAGGAACCTTGGCAATTAGTTGATCTGATTCGTCATGCAGGAGCAATATTTATCGGACATTCTACACCCGAAGTTGTGGGGGACTATTTAGCAGGACCGAATCATACTTTGCCAACATGTGGCGGTTCGCGATATTCATCAGCCCTAGGAGTGGAAACATTCCTCAAGCATTCTAGTTTGATCCAGTACAGTCATGAAGCTTTAAAGGAAGTATCAGGAGCGATCGCTTTACTTACAGAAGCTGAAGGATTGCCCTCTCATGGTGATTCGGTGAGCTTACGTCTGAAAAATCAGTAATTGCATTTATAGTCGATTCTCCGCTAATGTTAACGATTCTGGAAAGTGAAAATCACATAGATTGTCTTAAGTTTGCTGTTGGTTTGTGAAAAATATGCAGTTGACATTTTTTGAGAAGCTAATACCCAAGAGTCACGGATAGCTACTCTAGCAAAGCCTATTAGTTTTGCGCGCTCGTTGCAATCCAAAACACCCAATTTACTTATGCGCCGACAACTTCTGATCGTCCAATTCTTAATTATGCTTGACTCCAGAGTGATCCTAAGAATAGTGTAGTTTACAAGAGCTATATTTTGCTTATGCTTATTAGTTATCTCACTAATGATGAAATTGGATTCATGAATTGATCGCCTATTTCCTGTTTATTTATGATTATCCTCCAATCCCTTCTCCAGCATTAGTAGGTGAGCAAAGCCCATATTATTTTTTGTTCCCCTCTCCTGCGGGAGAGGGGCTAGGGGTGAAGGTTGTATAACCTTCAACATACATCAGATGTCAGTTACAAACACATCATTTCCGAAGTGCCATACCTAAAAGCCCATAACCTTTGCCACGCTAGTGATATCTGGGGCAATACCTTTGTGTAACTTAGCCTCTGCTGCAGCGATCGCGGTGTCAGGGTCTTTGATTCCATTACCTGTAAGGACACAGACAATCGTTGCTCCTGAAGGGATTTGATCGCTGACTTTGAGCAAACCAGCGACCGAAGCGGCACTGGCGGGTTCACAGAATACCCCTTCTTCACCTGCTAAAAACTTGTAAGCCGATAAAATCTCCACATCGGTAACGCTATGAAATTCGCCACCACTTTCTTCACGGACTTTTAGTGCTTTTTGCCAATTAGCAGGATTACCAATTCTGATAGCTGTAGCGATCGTTTCAGGCTTTTCAAAGACTTCTCCAGTAACTAGAGGAGCCGCTCCTGTGGCTTGAAATCCCATCATACGGGGGAGTTTCTTTGCTTTGCCCGATGCGTAGTACTGCGAGAAGCCCATCCAGTAGGCAGTAATATTGCCCGCATTCCCCATGGGGATGCAGAGCCAATCGGGAGCATCACTGATCGCTTCGACCAGCTCAAAAGCGGCAGTTTTTTGTCCTTCTAAGCGGTAAGGATTAACAGAATTAACCAGCGTAATCGGGAATTTATCCGACATTTCCCGCACAATTTCTAGGGCTTGGTCAAAGTTGCCATTTATCGCAATGACTTCTGCTCCATAGATTAAAGCTTGGCTCAACTTACCAAGCGCAATTTTGCCATCAGGAATTAATACAAATGCTTTCAGTCCACCGCGTTTAGCGTAGGCGGCAGCTGCAGCAGAGGTGTTACCTGTACTAGCACAGATTACCGCCTGCGATCCCCCTTCCTTGGCTTTAGAGATCGCCATTGTCATTCCACGATCTTTAAAACTGCCTGTGGGGTTGAGTCCATCATACTTGAGCAGGACTTTGATGTTGCGTCCCAGTCTTTCACTGAGAGCGATCGCAGGAATTAGCGGGGTATTGCCTTCATGCAAAGTGATGATCGGCGTTTGGTCTGTAACTGGCAAATAATCCGCATAGCGACATATCAGTCCGGGCCAACCATTAGGAACCGTAGAGGCAGGGTAAAGATCGAGACGAGTATCAATCACGCTTTCTTCTGACTAAAAAATTTTATAAATTAACGAATCTTGTTCAGCCCTATACAAACTATAAAATCTAGTCTGAGTCTAGTTTTTTGTTTTTTTAAAAGGACGATTGACCTTTTAAAAGTTGATAGTAACAAACAAGTATAGCCTTATATATTACTGCAAATAGTTACTGCTAGGGCAGAGTAGGTATTGTCTGCTGATATTCTAGTTTTTCATGCTCAACTACAAACACATTGGAATATAGATGAGCTACAATTTCTTGCCCTTGCTGGGTGAGGGATAAGTAGTACAGAGCGTCTTTAACATAGGGATATACGCTTGTCCAGTAGAACTTGGGATAGTTACGTCGTAAGTCTCCAGGGTGAGCATAACCTAATGCTTTGTTGACACCCGTTTCTTCAAACTCATAAAACAATGCACTAATTTTTTTGAGGTAACGGGGGTCGCTGAGTTGTCCTATTAAATCGGCTGATCGAACTAGTCCTGCAAAGTTAGTTGTATCTTGATGATCCCCAGTTTTCGGCACAGGAAATCTAGTTAGCTCAATATTGCGACAAATTTTTTCGGCTTTAATTAAGGAATGATTGGCGAAACGCTGATTGATAAATAATTTCGCGCGATCGACATGGTAAGGAGTCAATCCAGCATCGGAGGCTCCAGGCGGTAACTCCACCACACCATCACTAACCCCAGTAGCAAACCTGCCATTACCATCTTGTAGACAAACCCCTTTGACATAGCCAATGTCATGGCAAACAAGAGAAATAATAAAATGCAACCAATCTTCAGGGGCTACCCGACCTTCGCGAATATGTTTCCCTCGCAAAATTTCTTGACCAACCAGAGTAACTAAGATCGTATGTTCAACATTGTGGTACAGCGCATCACTATTAGCAATGTTTTCTAGAGCCATGTTACCAGCCCAACCAATAATATCTTCATAATCATGAAGGTAGCCGCCATAGGTACGCCGATATCCCAACTTTAGTTGTTCTACAAAATTACTGATCAGAATCTCAATTGCATTAAACATAAATCTTTGTATGCCTATGTCAAGCCAAAACTCAATATATAGCGGTTTTCATTTAGCCTACGGCAAAATGAAAACCGCAATAAATAATAAGCCTAACATTGATTTTTAGAGTGCTTTTATAGGATTTATCTACAAAATCCTCGGAACTTATAGCCAAAGTTAATCAATTTATGACTTATGTAAGTCTGATGAATTTACTTGGTTTTGAGAGGATTTGGTGCTGGAGAATCTCTCTCCTCGACTCTTAAACTAAAAACCGAGAGTTTTGTTCCGCCCGCTACGCGGGCGGAACAAAACTCTCGGTTTTAGTTTTAATTAAGTTGAGCTACTTAGTATGTCTAGATTGATGTATGGTATGTATTAAAATTCTTATGTTTTATGATTTATTGTGTTGCAGCAAAAAGTACTATACCAACTCTGTAGGTAAGGTAATATCATAGGGTCGTAAAACTTCAGTTACAGAATTAAATATGATTAAACACTTTGCTAAGCATCTGTTACTACCTGCATCCGTTGCGTTGGCAGTAGCATCATGCCAGCAGCCTAGTGCAACAACTAGTTCATCGCCGTTAGCTACAGCTAGCCCTTCAGCTACAGAATCAGCTTCACCTAAAGTAACTGAATCACCGAAGGCTACGGAGTCACCTAAAGCAACTGAGTCACCGAAGGCTACGGAGTCACCTAAAGTAACTGAATCACCTAAAGCAGATACTACTAAGTCCGAAGCTCCTTCTTCACCTAAGACGAAGGATATTGATAACTTTATTAAAGGGAATGCAGAATACAAAGAAATGTATGAAGCTACTGGAGGAATTAAATATATTGGTCTAGTGGAAACTGAAACTTGTAAAGCTCTGGATCAGGGGGTTCCCTTAGAAGCTTTGACTGGTGCTTTAGAGAAGGAATTTGATAAGCAAGGTAGTTCGCTTCCTGCTGATAAAATTACCAAATTGAAGGAATATACTGGATTTGTGCTTGGAGCTAGTGTAATGATCGCTTGTCCTCAACATAAAGACAAGATTAAGTCCTAATTTGGCAATCTAACGAGTTAGAGATGATTACGAATGGGTGGTGTTTAGCCACCCATTTGATTTAGATATAGTGTTGAGGTAGCATCAAGTGCTGTAAAAAACATTAAAAAATGTTAATATGCTCGACATTCAGAAAATATCGGGATGAAAAATTTAATGCGTTGGTCAATTGTACTAATGCTCAGTGCTACATTAGCAGGAGCTAGTGCCCCAATAATTACGACTTCTTCTGAGTCAGATCTTGCTTTTAATGCAAGCTTAGCCAATAATCGCGACAACAGATCTTTTGATCCTCTCACCTACTCGTCAGTTGACCAAAGACTCGCCAAATTAGAAACTCAAGCTCAACAGTACTCGGAGGATATTGATCGCGTTCGTGCAAGATTAGTAATTGCAGATATCCACCTTAATAACCGAAAATATCGTGAAGCGATCGCTGCTCTTGATAAATTGGAAACCGCATATCCCATCTTGGCTGACTATGTGCTACTCAAGCGTGCACAGGCACAGACTCAACTGCGAGATCTCCAAGGAGCAACAACTACTTGGCAAAGCATTTTAACCAATTTCCCCAATAGTCCTGTGGCAGCAGAAGCCATGTTTGCATTGGGTCAGAACCAACAACTTATAGATAAATTCCCTGCTCATCCTCGATCGCAAGAAGTCGTACTCCGTTTATTAGCCCAAGCACCTAATCGAGTTGAGTTGATGACTCATTTAGCGACTTATTTTGGCGATACGAAAGGTATTGTCCCAATTTTAGATCGACTAGTTGCTAGCTCACCTGCACTTAAGGGTGATCAATGGTGGGCGATCGCTGAGGCATATTACAAAAATTTTGAATTTGGCAAAGCGGCTAATGCATATGCTCGGGCGACAGTCAATCCACTTACAGCATATCTATATGCCCGTAGCCTCCACCGTGGTAGACAGATTGAGGCAGCCATAGTCGCTTACAATCGCGTTGTGCAGCAATTTCCCCAAAGTCCTCAAGCCCCTCGCGCTCTGATTCGTATTACTCAGATTAGCTCTCCTGAAGTCGCGATCACAGCTACGGATCGCGTTGTGGCGAACTACCCTGACACCGCAGGCGAAGCGTTAGCCACTAAAGCAGCCATTTTGCAAGATAAACTTAGCAGTCCACAAGCCGCTAGTAATGCTAGAAATCTATTGCTAGAGCGATATGGCAGTAGTGAGGCGGCGAGTCAACTGCGTTGGCGCATTGCCAAAGGTCAGGCACGCGGCGGACAACTGAATAATGCGATCGCTACGGTTGATGCGATTATTGCCAATAGTCCTGATAGTGATGCTGCTGCTGAAGCAAGTTTCTGGGCTGGCAAATGGGCTAACCAAATTGGCGACAAATCCAGAGCGAAGAAGTTTTTTGAATTTACAATTCGTCAGCACCCCGAATCTTACTATGCATGGCGTGCCGCAGGTTCCCTTGGTTGGCAAGTGGGTACATTTACCACTGCACGCTATACAGCGCCTGCGATTGCTATTCCGAGTGCGCGTACTCCGTTACCTGCTGGTTCGGCAAAGTTGCAAGAGTTATATGTACTGGGGCTAGATCGTGATGCGCGATCACAATGGCAAACAGAACTAGGTGCAAAGCGGAATTTGGAGCCTAGCGAAATTTTTACGGATGGGGTATTGCGTGTAGCAGTTCAGGATAATTTGGTTGGTATTAAAACCATCGAAAGTTTAGATTTGATTGATGTTCCTTCTCCTCAAAAAGCAGAAATCGCTAAAATCAAGCAGCATCCTGCCTATATGCAATCCCTCTATCCATTCCATTATTGGGATATCATTTCCAACTGGTCGCGTGAAAGGAGGCTTTCTCCCCCATTGGTAATTGGTTTGATGCGTCAAGAGTCACGATTTGAAGCACAAATCCGTTCTCGTTCTGGTGCGATCGGCTTGATGCAGATTATGCCTGATACAGGCTCATGGATTGCCAGCAAAAAGGGTGTAAGCAATTACAATCTGGATAATCCTGCGGATAATATTAGTTTCGGCACTTGGTATCTGGACTATACGCATAATCGTTACAAGGATAACTCGATGTTGGCTGTCGCTAGTTATAATGCAGGACCTGGAGCAGTCGGCAGATGGGTTGAAGAGCGTGGTGTTGGCGATCCCGATGAATTTATCAATAATATTCCTTACGAAGAAACTAGAGACTATGTATCGAAGGTTTTAGGTAATTATTGGAACTATTTACGATTATATTCGCCATCGGTGCAGCAGCAAATCGCGAGTTTGCAGCAAACTAGCAACCTTAATGCCTCAGTTAAATAATAGAAACGACGCTGCGCGTCGCTTCTAAGTAGCTCAACTTAATTAAAACCCAACCCAGAATTTTGTTCCGCCTGCTACGCGGGCGGAACAAAATTCTGGGTTTTTAGTTTACTCATGTCAAACTACTTATTATTGAATTCAATGATGTAGAGGCGACGCACTGCGTCGCCTCTATTATTTAAGTTGTTGAGCTAAGATGTTTTTCTGGATTTTACCCATTGCATTACGGGGAAGTTCGTTGACAAAAAGGATTTGTTTAGGACACTTATAAGAGGCAAGGCGACTTTTGCAGTAATCAATGAATACTTCAGGAGCAATGCTCATGTCATCTTGGAGAGCGATCGCTGCCACAACTTTTTCGCCAAAATCCTGATCAGGCAAGCCAATTACGGCTGACTCCTTAACTGCCTCGTGACCTTCCAAAATATTCTCGATTTCTTTAGGATAGACATTCAGTCCGCCCGTAATAATTAGCTCCTTCACACGTCCTACTAAATAGAGCCGATTGTCATCATCGGGATCTTGAAATCCGAGATCACCTGTGCGAAACCATCCATCAACAAAGGCTTCGGCGGTCTTTTCGGGCATTTGCCAATAGCCTTGAAATACATTATCACCACGAATCCAAACCTCTCCAACTTCTGATTCTTCCACATCCTCACCATTTGCATTCACAATCCGAATTTTCACTCCTGATAATGGAAAGCCAACGCTCTTAGCCTTGCGATGCTCTGATGTAATCAGATTCGATGCATTCATGCCTGTTTCTGTCATTCCATAACGTTCGAGAATCCGAAATCCTGTCAGTTTCTCAAACTGATAGAATTGCGGATCGCTAAGGGGAGCAGAGCCAGAGATAAATAGGCGCATTTGTTGCAAATTAGGCTTGGGTTCCAGTTTTTCCCATGCATTCATCAATCTTTGATAAATTGTCGGCACTGCCATAAAAATAGTGCAATTCTGAGAAGTTAGAGTTTCCCATGTGCGGAGCGCCTCAAATTTCTCAAACATTATCATCGTAGCGCCTGCGTAGAGACAGCCCAAAGCCGCAACATTTAAACCATGTACATGAAATAGTGGTAAGACATGGAGCAAAATATCGCGATCGCTCCATGCCCATGCTTGATGCAAAGATTGCATATTCGCGATGAGATTACGATGGGAAATCGCAGCCCCTTTCGAGCGTCCTGTGGTTCCTGAGGTATAGCAAATCATCGCAATATCATCACCACCTGCGGCATAGTCAGGAATAAATTCTGCTATGGGGAAAGTGGGGATATTTTCTGTAAGCAGAATCTGTAATGACGATAAATGCTGCAATTCTGCTTGGACTTTGTTGTAAAGAGAGCTATTCGTAACTAATAAAAAACTGCCTGAATCGGTTAAGAAATATACAATTTCTTCGGGGCGATAGTCGGGATTTAGGGGGAGTGCGATCGCACCGATAGACAGAATCGCAAAATGCAAAAATAAAAACTCAATACATTTAGGCAATTGCACTGCCACGCGATCGCCTTTTTTAATACCTAAGCGATCGAGCTTGGCAGCATAGCCTTGGATCTG includes:
- a CDS encoding class I adenylate-forming enzyme family protein produces the protein MNLAQIILETAAKYADKPAIIFEEVTDPQKLPRVWTYRELSLQIQGYAAKLDRLGIKKGDRVAVQLPKCIEFLFLHFAILSIGAIALPLNPDYRPEEIVYFLTDSGSFLLVTNSSLYNKVQAELQHLSSLQILLTENIPTFPIAEFIPDYAAGGDDIAMICYTSGTTGRSKGAAISHRNLIANMQSLHQAWAWSDRDILLHVLPLFHVHGLNVAALGCLYAGATMIMFEKFEALRTWETLTSQNCTIFMAVPTIYQRLMNAWEKLEPKPNLQQMRLFISGSAPLSDPQFYQFEKLTGFRILERYGMTETGMNASNLITSEHRKAKSVGFPLSGVKIRIVNANGEDVEESEVGEVWIRGDNVFQGYWQMPEKTAEAFVDGWFRTGDLGFQDPDDDNRLYLVGRVKELIITGGLNVYPKEIENILEGHEAVKESAVIGLPDQDFGEKVVAAIALQDDMSIAPEVFIDYCKSRLASYKCPKQILFVNELPRNAMGKIQKNILAQQLK